Part of the Methylomonas rapida genome is shown below.
AGTACCGGGCCGGGTCACCGCCAACGTCACCGAGGCGGCCAGATCATCCACCGACGCGGAGATATGCACCTGCTGCCAGTACGCATAGCGCTGACCATTGAATTTAATCTCAACCATACACACGCCCCCGCACGAACAGCGGATGCCGCACGCCATTGCGGGCAATCAACACAGCCTCATCGATCTGCATGCGATGCGCCAAAACCGTGGACGGCAACGGCGATACGATGTCGCGGATCTGCTGCGGCTTGAGGTCTTGCGCCATCACCGCGTCCATCAACGCGGCTCGCGCCGAAATCGCCGCCTGAAACACCGCATCGGGCAAGGCCGGCAGCAACGCATCGTAAGCCGCGTCAATAGACTGTAGCGCAGCGTCCCGGTCGGCCTCGGCGGCAAAGTCCACCAGCGTCGCCTGCATGGCGGTCGTTAAAAACAGCCGGCTTTGCAAGGCCTGTTCACGGGCCAGATTGCCACGCACCGCGCTATCGGTGGCCGCCACGCCGGTCACGACATACGCGGGACGGCTGGACAAAGCGGTCAAGCGAGACACCCAGCGCGGCCGGTCGCTAGCGGAAAGCGAGATACCCCCCGCATCGGCGCTGGTGTTGCCCTGGACATCACCCAGGCCGACGGCATGGGTCAGGCTGCGCAAGGTGGCGGCATAGCGGTCAGGCGTCGCCGCCAGACTGCCGACATCACCCTTAAACCCGCTGACCAAATTCAACGCCTGCTGCGCCCAGCTCAACGGCAGTGCGGCAAACGCAATAGCCTGCCTGACCATTTCCAGACCGCCTTGCACAGTCGAGACAAACGCATTCAAGCCATCGGCGCTCATGGTCAACA
Proteins encoded:
- a CDS encoding DNA circularization N-terminal domain-containing protein, giving the protein MSYQDRWQTAQFRDLEFLTDSHDAKGGRRLAVHEFPGAEWPVVEDLGGQANGWTLNAYFIGANYDTACDALIAELIKPGAEWLIHPWLGRLWVRARSWSRRETHQEQGFCTLAIEFVPGGEPPPVAEPDKVDAAAAAIEGFADAAEADFDLLTMSADGLNAFVSTVQGGLEMVRQAIAFAALPLSWAQQALNLVSGFKGDVGSLAATPDRYAATLRSLTHAVGLGDVQGNTSADAGGISLSASDRPRWVSRLTALSSRPAYVVTGVAATDSAVRGNLAREQALQSRLFLTTAMQATLVDFAAEADRDAALQSIDAAYDALLPALPDAVFQAAISARAALMDAVMAQDLKPQQIRDIVSPLPSTVLAHRMQIDEAVLIARNGVRHPLFVRGRVYG